The proteins below come from a single Serpentinimonas raichei genomic window:
- a CDS encoding ABC transporter substrate-binding protein — protein sequence MGILLGFTGPIESLTPGMAASAELAIREVNASGLFLRGTRVEAVRADSTCVDAAAASAAAQRLITAERVSAIVGADCSGATTAVLQNVAVPRGVLMVSPSSTSPALTTVRDNDLFFRTAPSDARQGELIAELLRERGISRAALTFTNNDYGRGLSSHIRSNFERLGGRITIAAAHEDGKGDYTAEVAALAAAGGEILIVAGYVDQGGRGIIRSALDSGAFNRFFLPDGMIGDSLAPAIGAGLNGSFGTKPGSESPGGTRFEQLARAANINIGPFTHQSYDAAALILLAMQAANSTDSARVKEQIMAIANGPGETINAGDLARGLRILAAGGRINYEGASAVRLIAPGESAGGFRLIEVRNGRMETTGFR from the coding sequence TTGGGGATTTTGCTCGGCTTTACCGGCCCGATCGAATCGCTCACGCCCGGCATGGCCGCCAGCGCCGAGCTGGCCATTCGTGAAGTCAACGCCAGTGGCTTGTTCCTGCGCGGCACCCGCGTCGAAGCCGTGCGCGCCGATTCAACCTGCGTCGATGCCGCCGCCGCCAGCGCCGCCGCGCAGCGCCTGATCACCGCCGAGCGCGTCAGCGCCATCGTCGGGGCCGACTGCTCGGGCGCCACCACCGCCGTGCTGCAAAACGTTGCCGTGCCGCGTGGCGTGCTGATGGTTTCGCCATCCTCGACCTCGCCCGCCCTGACCACGGTGCGCGACAACGACCTGTTCTTCCGCACCGCCCCGTCGGATGCGCGCCAGGGTGAATTGATCGCCGAGCTGCTGCGCGAGCGCGGCATTTCCCGCGCCGCCCTGACCTTCACCAACAACGACTACGGCCGCGGCTTGTCCAGCCACATCCGCAGCAACTTTGAGCGCCTGGGTGGCCGCATCACCATTGCCGCCGCGCACGAAGACGGCAAGGGCGACTACACCGCCGAAGTGGCGGCGCTGGCCGCAGCCGGGGGCGAGATCCTGATCGTGGCCGGTTATGTGGACCAAGGCGGGCGCGGCATCATCCGCTCGGCGCTCGACAGCGGCGCCTTCAACCGCTTCTTCCTGCCCGACGGCATGATCGGCGACAGCTTGGCACCGGCCATCGGTGCGGGGCTCAACGGCTCCTTTGGCACCAAACCCGGCTCCGAAAGCCCCGGTGGCACGCGCTTCGAGCAACTGGCACGCGCTGCCAACATCAACATCGGCCCCTTCACGCACCAGTCCTACGACGCCGCCGCTTTGATTTTGCTGGCCATGCAGGCCGCCAACTCGACCGACAGCGCACGCGTCAAAGAGCAGATCATGGCGATTGCCAACGGCCCCGGCGAGACCATCAACGCCGGCGATCTGGCACGCGGTCTGCGCATTCTGGCCGCAGGCGGGCGCATCAACTACGAAGGCGCTTCGGCGGTGCGCCTGATTGCCCCGGGCGAATCGGCTGGTGGCTTTAGGCTCATCGAAGTGCGCAACGGCCGCATGGAAACCACTGGTTTCCGCTGA
- a CDS encoding response regulator: MNSPSALPALALAPSQPKELHQSAALVVDGNPNTRMTLAGQLRTMGLQSVSQTSRISEARRELERNPFDVVICGDQFPKDGSNGQDLLDDLRRSGLLPYATVFILLTDEATYLKVSEAAESSVDSYIVRPYSAGSLGDRIAQARLRKSALQPIYAALEARQTDLAVQLARTRLAERGPQWQQAGRLGAEVLLRLSRFEEAQALFAALWQADPKPWALLGVARTQLDAGSPNAALTTLQELLELEPNYPEAYDVQGRVQMELGQFQAALASLQTALSFTPLAIGRQQRLGMLAFFAGNRAQSVNLLERSTQLGLDSKMFDSESLVLLALAAFANQQPAQLERHLAELRKRLRAQSDDLRLQRFTDLVAALSFFQQGQPEKARNLVSVACNRVMEPSFDMEAALNLLCALSGLERRQAGWLDETGVIDRIGRRFATSKAMGDLLSSAASAHPPFAERLQQAQDDMVQLIERALKTANNGSPQSALEDLLRTAEATHNARAVESAWLVLQRYGSSLAGADELRQRIGQLRTDYGTARNKPALGDPRLRPTGGVNLGALDRPAAPA, encoded by the coding sequence ATGAACAGCCCCTCTGCCCTGCCAGCGCTTGCCCTCGCGCCAAGCCAACCGAAGGAACTGCACCAGTCGGCAGCCTTGGTGGTCGATGGCAACCCAAACACGCGCATGACGCTGGCGGGCCAGTTGCGCACCATGGGGCTGCAATCGGTGAGCCAGACCAGCCGCATCAGCGAAGCGCGGCGCGAGTTGGAGCGCAACCCCTTCGATGTGGTGATTTGCGGTGACCAGTTCCCCAAGGATGGCAGCAACGGCCAAGACCTGCTCGACGATTTGCGCCGCAGCGGCCTGCTGCCCTACGCCACCGTCTTCATTTTGTTGACCGATGAAGCCACCTACCTAAAGGTGAGCGAAGCGGCCGAATCGTCGGTGGACAGCTACATCGTGCGCCCCTACTCGGCCGGCAGCCTGGGCGACCGGATCGCGCAAGCCCGCCTGCGCAAATCCGCGTTGCAGCCGATCTACGCCGCGCTGGAGGCCCGGCAAACCGATCTGGCGGTGCAACTGGCGCGCACCCGGTTGGCCGAGCGCGGGCCGCAGTGGCAGCAAGCTGGCCGCCTAGGGGCCGAGGTGTTGCTGCGCCTGAGCCGCTTCGAGGAAGCGCAAGCGCTGTTCGCGGCCTTGTGGCAGGCCGACCCAAAGCCGTGGGCCTTGTTGGGCGTGGCGCGCACGCAACTCGACGCCGGCTCACCCAACGCCGCCTTGACCACGCTGCAGGAGTTGCTCGAACTCGAACCCAACTACCCAGAAGCCTACGATGTGCAGGGCCGGGTGCAAATGGAGCTGGGCCAGTTTCAGGCCGCCCTTGCCAGCCTGCAAACGGCCTTGTCCTTCACCCCACTGGCCATCGGGCGCCAGCAGCGTCTGGGGATGTTGGCTTTTTTTGCGGGCAACCGGGCCCAATCGGTCAATTTGCTGGAGCGCTCGACCCAGCTTGGGCTGGACTCCAAGATGTTTGACAGCGAGTCGCTGGTGTTGCTGGCGCTGGCGGCCTTTGCCAACCAGCAGCCGGCGCAACTGGAGCGCCACTTGGCCGAGTTGCGCAAGCGCTTGCGCGCCCAATCCGATGACTTGCGCCTGCAGCGCTTTACCGACCTGGTGGCCGCCTTGTCGTTTTTTCAGCAAGGCCAGCCCGAAAAAGCGCGCAACCTGGTTTCCGTAGCCTGCAACCGGGTCATGGAGCCCAGCTTTGACATGGAGGCAGCACTCAACCTGTTGTGCGCGCTGAGCGGGCTGGAGCGGCGCCAAGCCGGCTGGCTGGACGAAACGGGCGTGATCGACCGCATCGGGCGCCGCTTTGCTACCAGCAAGGCCATGGGCGACCTGCTGAGCAGCGCAGCCAGCGCCCATCCACCCTTTGCCGAGCGCCTGCAGCAGGCCCAAGACGACATGGTGCAACTGATCGAGCGCGCTCTCAAGACGGCCAACAACGGCTCGCCACAAAGCGCCCTAGAAGACCTCTTGCGCACGGCCGAGGCCACGCACAATGCGCGCGCCGTCGAATCGGCTTGGCTGGTGCTGCAGCGCTACGGCTCCAGCTTGGCCGGGGCCGACGAGCTGCGCCAGCGCATTGGGCAACTGCGCACCGACTACGGCACGGCGCGCAACAAACCGGCCTTGGGCGACCCCCGGCTGCGCCCGACGGGTGGGGTCAATCTGGGCGCACTGGACCGCCCAGCAGCGCCTGCCTGA
- a CDS encoding lysophospholipid acyltransferase family protein produces the protein MRFVRAVWRLLRLLLHIAVGLYLVRWRFPGLSATARQVTARDWTRQALRIMGVRLQVLCEPPAAGPLLVLANHISWLDILLINASQPCRFISKSEVRHWPVIGLLAIGAGTLFIERQKRSDALRVAQQTAAALRDGDLIALFPEGTTGDGQGIMPFHASLLQSALEADCPILPVGLVYLRGDGHALLGEAPRHDAAVYIGKANLLTSVWRIVSASDLQAVVHWGEPDTAQGRDRRAWAESLRVEIGRLANQPLLPRTGEPPRWKKTPEKTPQKAT, from the coding sequence ATGAGGTTTGTGCGCGCTGTCTGGCGCTTGCTGCGGCTGCTGCTGCATATCGCAGTGGGCTTGTACCTTGTGCGTTGGCGCTTTCCCGGTTTGTCCGCAACCGCGCGCCAAGTGACAGCGCGCGACTGGACGCGCCAGGCGCTGCGCATCATGGGGGTGCGGCTGCAGGTGCTGTGCGAGCCACCGGCCGCAGGGCCGCTGTTGGTGCTGGCCAACCACATTTCGTGGCTTGACATTTTGCTTATCAACGCCAGCCAGCCGTGCCGTTTCATCTCCAAATCCGAGGTGCGGCATTGGCCTGTGATTGGCCTTTTGGCGATTGGGGCGGGCACCTTGTTCATCGAGCGCCAAAAGCGCAGCGACGCGTTGCGGGTGGCGCAGCAGACGGCCGCCGCATTGCGCGATGGCGATTTGATTGCCTTGTTCCCAGAGGGCACCACCGGCGACGGCCAAGGCATCATGCCCTTTCATGCGTCGCTGCTGCAGTCTGCGCTCGAGGCCGACTGCCCCATCCTGCCGGTCGGGCTGGTTTATCTTCGAGGCGACGGCCATGCCCTGCTGGGCGAGGCGCCACGCCACGATGCGGCAGTCTATATTGGGAAAGCGAATTTGCTCACTTCGGTCTGGCGCATCGTCAGCGCCAGCGATTTGCAGGCCGTGGTGCACTGGGGCGAGCCCGACACCGCACAAGGGCGCGACCGCCGCGCCTGGGCCGAGTCGCTGCGGGTCGAAATTGGGCGTTTGGCCAATCAGCCCTTGTTGCCGCGCACGGGCGAGCCGCCGCGCTGGAAAAAAACACCAGAAAAAACACCTCAAAAAGCGACATGA
- a CDS encoding dihydroorotase: MKILIQGGRLIDPASQTDRVADVAIAAGRIIGIGPVRPDFAPERVLDARGCWVVPGLVDLCLRLREPGQEHAGMLETELGAALAGGVTSLVCPPDTDPVLDEPGLVDMLKARAQKLRQARVFPLGALTRGLKGEALTEMVQLSQAGCVGFGQAEVPIVNTQVLQRALQYAATFGYSVWLRPQDFWLGQGVVASGPLATRMGLSGIPVAAEVLAVHTALELLRGVQASASSSGPGVRLHLCRLSSAAAVALVRQAKADGLPLTCDVSAHNLHLCDADIGHYDTRARLQPPLRQPSDRAALRAALADGSIDALVSDHNPVAADAKVQPFAEAEPGATAVELLLGLALQWAAEEKVPLLRTLEVLTAGPARVLGASLGTLQASLGRVSEGGVADLCLIDPQRAWTVAGAGLRSQGRITPFEGRELPASVRATLVGGQVVFEAAALPGQA; encoded by the coding sequence ATGAAGATACTGATACAGGGCGGACGCCTGATCGATCCGGCCAGCCAGACCGACCGGGTGGCCGACGTGGCCATTGCCGCCGGGCGCATCATCGGCATCGGCCCGGTGCGGCCCGACTTTGCGCCCGAGCGCGTGCTCGACGCCCGCGGCTGCTGGGTCGTGCCTGGCTTGGTGGACCTGTGCCTGCGCCTGCGCGAGCCGGGGCAGGAGCACGCCGGCATGTTGGAAACCGAGCTCGGGGCGGCGCTGGCTGGCGGCGTCACCAGCCTGGTCTGCCCGCCCGACACCGACCCGGTGCTGGATGAACCCGGCCTGGTGGACATGCTGAAAGCGCGCGCGCAAAAGCTGCGCCAGGCGCGGGTGTTTCCGCTCGGTGCCCTCACGCGCGGCTTGAAGGGCGAGGCCTTAACCGAGATGGTGCAACTCAGCCAGGCCGGCTGCGTGGGTTTTGGGCAGGCCGAGGTGCCCATCGTCAACACCCAGGTGTTGCAGCGCGCCCTGCAGTACGCCGCCACCTTTGGCTACAGCGTCTGGCTGCGGCCGCAAGACTTTTGGCTCGGCCAAGGGGTGGTGGCCAGTGGCCCGCTGGCTACGCGCATGGGCCTGAGCGGCATACCGGTGGCGGCCGAGGTGCTGGCGGTGCACACCGCGCTGGAGCTGCTGCGCGGCGTGCAGGCCAGCGCCTCCAGCTCCGGGCCGGGCGTGCGCCTGCACCTGTGCCGGCTCAGTTCGGCGGCGGCGGTGGCGCTGGTGCGCCAGGCCAAGGCCGACGGCCTGCCACTCACGTGCGATGTGAGCGCACACAACCTGCACCTGTGCGACGCCGACATCGGCCACTACGACACCCGCGCGCGCCTGCAGCCGCCGCTGCGCCAGCCCAGCGACCGCGCCGCCTTGCGCGCCGCGCTGGCCGATGGCAGCATCGACGCGCTGGTGTCGGATCACAACCCGGTGGCGGCCGACGCCAAGGTGCAGCCCTTTGCCGAGGCCGAGCCGGGCGCGACCGCGGTCGAGCTGCTGCTGGGCCTGGCCTTGCAGTGGGCGGCCGAGGAGAAAGTGCCGCTGCTGCGCACCCTCGAAGTGCTCACGGCCGGGCCGGCGCGGGTGCTGGGGGCGAGCTTGGGCACTTTGCAGGCCAGTTTGGGGCGCGTCAGCGAAGGCGGGGTGGCCGACCTGTGCCTGATCGACCCGCAGCGCGCCTGGACGGTGGCCGGGGCTGGGCTGCGCAGCCAAGGCCGAATCACCCCGTTCGAGGGCCGCGAGCTGCCGGCCAGTGTGCGCGCCACGCTGGTGGGCGGGCAGGTGGTGTTTGAAGCGGCCGCCCTGCCCGGGCAGGCTTGA
- a CDS encoding aspartate carbamoyltransferase catalytic subunit: MNNPQLNRHGELIHLLSTEGLPREILTHILDTAANFVGVHQREVKKLPLLRGKSVFNLFFENSTRTRTTFEIAATRLSADVINLDIARSSAAKGESLLDTIANLSAMAADIFVVRHSESGAPYLIAQHVAPHVHVINAGDGRHAHPTQGLLDMYTIRHHKGDFSQLSVAIVGDVLHSRVARSDIHALRTLGCPDVRVVGPRTLVPPDLAAMGVRVCHELEEGIRGCDVVITLRLQNERMNGALLPSSQEYFQRFGLTPERLRWAKPDAIVMHPGPVNRGVEIASSVVDGAQSVVLEQVTFGIAVRMAVMGIVAANEA; encoded by the coding sequence ATGAACAACCCACAACTCAACCGCCACGGCGAGCTCATCCACCTGCTCTCGACCGAAGGGCTGCCGCGCGAAATTTTGACGCACATCCTCGACACGGCGGCCAATTTCGTCGGCGTGCACCAGCGCGAAGTCAAAAAACTGCCGCTGCTGCGCGGCAAAAGCGTGTTCAACCTGTTTTTCGAAAACAGCACGCGCACCCGCACCACCTTCGAAATCGCCGCCACGCGCCTATCGGCCGACGTGATCAACCTCGACATTGCGCGCAGCTCGGCCGCCAAGGGCGAATCGCTGCTCGACACCATCGCCAACCTGAGCGCCATGGCGGCCGACATCTTCGTGGTGCGCCACAGCGAATCGGGCGCACCGTATCTGATCGCGCAGCACGTGGCCCCGCACGTGCACGTGATCAACGCCGGCGACGGGCGCCACGCCCACCCCACGCAGGGGCTGCTCGACATGTACACCATCCGCCACCACAAGGGCGATTTCAGCCAGTTGTCTGTGGCCATTGTGGGCGACGTGCTGCATTCGCGCGTGGCGCGCTCCGACATCCACGCCCTGCGCACGCTGGGTTGCCCCGATGTGCGGGTGGTCGGGCCGCGCACGCTGGTGCCGCCCGATCTGGCCGCCATGGGGGTGCGCGTCTGCCACGAGCTCGAAGAAGGCATCCGCGGCTGCGACGTGGTGATCACGCTGCGGCTGCAAAACGAGCGCATGAACGGGGCCCTGCTGCCGTCGAGCCAAGAGTATTTCCAGCGCTTTGGCCTTACGCCCGAGCGCCTGCGCTGGGCCAAGCCCGATGCCATCGTGATGCATCCGGGGCCGGTCAACCGCGGTGTCGAGATCGCCTCCAGCGTGGTCGATGGCGCGCAGAGCGTGGTGCTGGAGCAGGTGACTTTCGGCATCGCGGTGCGCATGGCGGTGATGGGCATCGTCGCCGCCAACGAAGCCTAA
- the pyrR gene encoding bifunctional pyr operon transcriptional regulator/uracil phosphoribosyltransferase PyrR gives MSHLPLDAELLYAELKRGVQALLAGSAACPHLVGVATGGAWLAERLQSELGLPGPAGIISSTLHRDDYAQRGLRAHGSQTSLPFEVNAAQVLLIDDVIYTGRTLRAVINELYDHGRPACVRLAVLVDRGGRELPLAPDFAAVRLPLDAALRFELVRRPEGGFDFELAAETASKTAATGPTPGSKAQEGAA, from the coding sequence TTGAGCCATTTGCCACTCGATGCCGAGCTGCTGTATGCCGAGCTCAAGCGCGGCGTGCAAGCCCTGCTCGCGGGCAGCGCCGCCTGCCCGCACCTGGTCGGGGTGGCCACCGGGGGTGCCTGGCTGGCCGAGCGCCTGCAAAGCGAGTTGGGCCTGCCGGGGCCAGCGGGCATCATTTCTTCCACGCTGCACCGCGACGACTACGCCCAGCGCGGCCTGCGCGCGCACGGCTCGCAAACCAGCCTGCCGTTCGAGGTCAACGCTGCCCAGGTGCTGCTGATCGACGACGTGATCTACACCGGGCGCACGCTGCGAGCCGTCATCAACGAGCTCTACGACCACGGCCGCCCGGCCTGCGTGCGGCTGGCGGTGCTGGTGGACCGCGGCGGGCGCGAGCTGCCGCTGGCGCCCGACTTTGCCGCCGTGCGGCTGCCGCTGGATGCGGCGCTGCGCTTCGAGCTGGTGCGCCGCCCCGAGGGCGGCTTCGACTTCGAGCTGGCTGCCGAAACCGCATCCAAAACCGCAGCCACCGGCCCCACACCCGGCAGCAAGGCGCAGGAGGGCGCGGCATGA
- the ruvX gene encoding Holliday junction resolvase RuvX — protein MSAAGLAALPSAAPAAVVPDSQRLFLAFDWGRKRTGVATGNRLTRSATAQSTLRAEGAARWPLIEARLREWQPDALVVGIPTHPDGAPHENTALALKFARQLRGRFGLPVYEVDERYSSTEAHSLGARDADAAAACIILEQFLRSLP, from the coding sequence ATGAGCGCGGCCGGTCTTGCCGCGTTGCCAAGCGCCGCACCGGCTGCGGTCGTGCCAGACAGTCAGCGCCTGTTTTTGGCCTTTGACTGGGGGCGCAAGCGCACCGGGGTCGCCACCGGCAATCGGCTCACCCGCAGCGCCACCGCCCAGTCCACGCTGCGCGCCGAAGGGGCGGCGCGCTGGCCCCTGATCGAAGCGCGCCTGCGCGAGTGGCAACCCGACGCGCTGGTGGTCGGCATCCCCACCCACCCCGACGGCGCGCCGCACGAAAACACCGCCTTGGCCTTAAAGTTTGCGCGCCAGTTGCGTGGCCGCTTTGGGCTGCCGGTGTACGAAGTCGATGAGCGCTACAGCAGCACCGAGGCGCACAGCCTGGGCGCGCGCGACGCCGATGCCGCCGCCGCCTGCATCATTTTGGAGCAATTTTTGAGGAGTCTGCCTTGA
- a CDS encoding YqgE/AlgH family protein, whose protein sequence is MTADFAPTNLTHHFLIAMPGLKDELFGNSVVFLCEHTPRGAMGLIINKASELTVGELFDKVDLPLRRSELAEQQVLLGGPLQTDRGFVLHPAMGAVQAVGSDETPPAVARALREALAGLESDPESERGAPAPDEAQHKAVPALPSAYAASLKIAGSGLEMTSSRDVLEALSCGAGPAKMLLTLGYASWGEGQLESEIGENSWLTVDADPALIFDTPLAQRYEKAMALLGLQPWMLAPGAGHA, encoded by the coding sequence ATGACTGCGGATTTTGCACCCACCAACCTGACCCACCACTTTCTGATCGCCATGCCGGGCCTAAAAGACGAGCTTTTTGGCAACAGCGTGGTGTTTTTGTGCGAGCACACGCCGCGCGGGGCGATGGGCCTGATCATCAACAAAGCCAGTGAACTCACGGTGGGCGAGTTGTTTGACAAGGTGGACTTGCCCCTGCGCCGCAGCGAACTGGCGGAGCAGCAGGTGCTGCTCGGCGGGCCGTTGCAAACCGACCGCGGCTTTGTGCTGCACCCGGCCATGGGCGCGGTGCAGGCGGTGGGCAGCGACGAAACGCCGCCGGCGGTGGCGCGTGCCCTGCGCGAGGCGCTGGCCGGGCTCGAGTCCGATCCCGAATCCGAGCGCGGTGCGCCCGCACCCGATGAGGCACAGCACAAGGCGGTGCCCGCGCTGCCCAGCGCCTATGCGGCAAGCCTCAAAATTGCGGGCAGTGGGCTGGAGATGACCAGCTCGCGCGATGTGCTCGAAGCCCTGTCCTGCGGCGCCGGGCCAGCCAAGATGCTGCTCACCTTGGGCTATGCCTCGTGGGGCGAGGGGCAGCTCGAATCCGAGATCGGTGAGAACAGTTGGCTGACAGTGGACGCCGATCCGGCCCTGATTTTTGATACCCCGCTGGCGCAGCGTTATGAAAAGGCCATGGCCCTGCTGGGTCTGCAGCCGTGGATGCTGGCCCCGGGCGCGGGGCATGCATGA
- a CDS encoding cryptochrome/photolyase family protein, which yields MTLTPKPYPSGLVWLRRDLRAHDHAALTQALRQCQRVWCAFVFDTDILQPLLDRGLRADRRVEFIHESLIDLDEQLRALGRSNGTEGVGLLVRHGRASEEIPRLATQLGVQAVYANLDHEPAALARDAQVRGALAHAGVLLHMGKDQVVREHHEVLNQGGRPFTVFTPYKKAWLQTLSPSDLQPHPVERYADALAPCPPALSAGVPTLEAIGFVPSNLRELKIRTGSRGALALLEDFLARIEHYGQARDYPALKGPSYLSVHLRFGTLSIRQVARLAHELHQQGVAGASTWLSELIWREFYQQILAHFPHVVERAFKPAYDRIRWEHGKAAQAHFAAWCAGQTGYPLVDAAMHQLNQTGYMHNRLRMVAASFLCKDLGLDWRWGERYFAEHLIDFDLASNNGGWQWCASSGCDAQPYFRIFNPVLQSEKFDPQGKFIRRYLPQLARLPEPRLHAPWRAPAAELEAAGVALGRNYPSPLVDHFEARQLTLERYAVVRAESEPAG from the coding sequence ATGACCCTCACTCCCAAACCCTACCCCAGCGGACTGGTCTGGCTGCGGCGCGACCTGCGCGCCCACGACCACGCCGCGCTCACCCAAGCGCTGCGCCAGTGCCAGCGCGTTTGGTGCGCCTTTGTGTTCGACACCGACATCTTGCAGCCGCTGCTCGATCGGGGCTTGCGGGCCGATCGGCGCGTCGAGTTCATCCACGAGTCGCTGATCGACCTTGACGAACAACTGCGTGCACTCGGGCGCAGCAACGGCACCGAAGGCGTGGGGCTGCTGGTGCGCCACGGCCGCGCCAGCGAGGAAATCCCGCGCCTGGCCACGCAACTGGGCGTGCAGGCGGTGTACGCCAACCTCGACCACGAGCCCGCCGCGCTGGCGCGCGATGCCCAGGTGCGCGGCGCGCTGGCTCATGCGGGCGTGCTGCTGCACATGGGCAAGGACCAGGTGGTGCGCGAACACCATGAAGTCTTGAACCAAGGCGGTCGGCCCTTTACTGTGTTCACGCCTTACAAAAAAGCCTGGCTGCAAACGCTCAGCCCCTCGGATTTGCAGCCCCACCCCGTGGAGCGCTATGCCGACGCGCTGGCGCCCTGCCCGCCTGCTTTGAGCGCCGGGGTGCCAACACTGGAGGCGATTGGTTTTGTGCCCAGCAACCTGCGCGAGCTCAAGATCCGCACCGGCAGCCGTGGCGCGCTGGCGCTGCTGGAAGATTTTTTGGCGCGCATCGAGCACTATGGCCAGGCGCGCGACTACCCGGCCCTCAAAGGCCCGAGCTACCTGAGCGTGCACCTGCGCTTTGGCACCCTGAGCATCCGCCAGGTGGCGCGGCTGGCCCACGAGCTGCACCAACAAGGCGTGGCCGGCGCCAGCACCTGGCTAAGCGAACTGATCTGGCGCGAGTTTTACCAGCAGATTCTGGCCCACTTCCCGCACGTGGTCGAGCGCGCCTTCAAGCCCGCCTACGACCGCATCCGCTGGGAGCACGGCAAGGCCGCGCAAGCGCACTTTGCCGCCTGGTGCGCGGGGCAGACCGGCTACCCGCTGGTGGACGCAGCCATGCACCAGCTCAATCAGACCGGCTACATGCACAACCGCTTGCGCATGGTGGCGGCCAGCTTTTTGTGCAAAGACTTGGGGCTGGACTGGCGCTGGGGCGAGCGCTATTTTGCCGAGCACCTGATCGACTTCGACCTGGCCTCCAACAACGGCGGCTGGCAGTGGTGCGCCTCCAGCGGCTGCGACGCCCAACCCTACTTTCGCATTTTCAACCCGGTGCTGCAGAGCGAAAAGTTCGACCCCCAAGGCAAGTTCATCCGGCGCTACCTGCCGCAACTGGCGCGTCTGCCCGAGCCGCGGCTGCACGCACCATGGCGCGCCCCGGCAGCCGAACTTGAAGCGGCTGGCGTGGCGCTGGGGCGCAACTACCCCAGCCCACTGGTGGACCATTTCGAGGCGCGCCAGCTCACGCTGGAGCGCTACGCGGTGGTGCGCGCCGAGTCCGAACCCGCGGGCTGA